One Silene latifolia isolate original U9 population chromosome 4, ASM4854445v1, whole genome shotgun sequence DNA segment encodes these proteins:
- the LOC141653483 gene encoding PRA1 family protein B4-like — MTSTAPPIIPTTIPTTLPTSNLTQPQPQTTTPTPSSIRTFLTRLHDSASNALSHRRPWAELLDRTSFSQPESLTDAASRIRKNYSYFRVNYLTLITLTLAASLAAHPFSLLTLAAVVAAWCFLYLFRQSDQPLVLFNREFSDTETLLLLGVFSVFAVFLTSVGSVLLSALVIGVGIVCVHGAFRVPEDLFLDDQDSGIGAGASVGFLSFLGAATKSAPGAGGSSSVV; from the coding sequence ATGACATCCACCGCCCCACCAATCATCCCCACCACCATCCCAACTACCCTCCCAACCTCCAACCTAACCCAACCCCAACCCCAAACCACCACCCCAACCCCATCTTCAATCCGAACCTTCCTAACCCGTCTCCACGACTCGGCATCCAACGCCCTCTCCCACCGTCGCCCTTGGGccgaactcctcgatcgaacctCTTTCTCCCAACCCGAATCCCTCACCGATGCCGCTTCTCGCATCCGTAAAAACTACTCCTACTTCCGTGTTAACTACCTTACCCTAATCACCCTAACCCTCGCCGCCTCCCTCGCCGCCCACCCTTTCTCCCTTCTCACCCTCGCTGCCGTCGTCGCCGCTTGGTGTTTCCTTTACCTCTTCAGACAATCCGATCAACCTCTTGTCCTATTCAACCGTGAATTTTCCGACACCGAGACGCTTCTGTTGCTTGGTGTGTTCTCTGTGTTTGCGGTTTTCTTGACCAGTGTTGGATCGGTTCTCCTTTCCGCGCTTGTTATTGGTGTTGGTATTGTTTGTGTTCATGGTGCGTTCCGTGTTCCTGAAGATTTGTTTCTTGATGATCAAGATTCTGGTATTGGTGCTGGTGCTTCTGTTGGCTTTCTTTCGTTCCTTGGTGCCGCTACAAAGTCCGCTCCTGGTGCCGGCGGTTCTTCATCCGTTGTCTGA